Below is a genomic region from Bacillus mycoides.
GAAATCAAACATTTCAAAGCTCAAACTTACTATGGTATCGAAGCTCAAACAGCTGAGAGATTAAAGCTAACTTGGCAAGATACAAAAGGAAATAGCCGTAGCTTTAATAAAGAAAAAACTGATGCAATCGTGAACAAAATTAGTAAACAAAATGCTACTGTTGTAGACATTGATAAAAAACAAAAGAAATCGTTCGCTCCTGGTCTTTACGATTTAACTGAGCTACAACGTGATGCGAATAAAATATTTGGTTACTCTGCGAAAGAAACATTAAACATTATGCAAAAATTATATGAACAGCATAAAGTTTTAACGTACCCTCGTACAGATTCACGCTATATTTCATCTGATATTGTCGGAACACTTCCAGAGCGTCTGAAGGCTTGCGGAGTTGGAGAATACCGTCCTTTAGCACATAAAGTATTGCAGAAACCTGTAAAATCTAATAAATCATTTGTTGATGATAGTAAAGTAAGTGATCATCACGCAATTATCCCAACAGAGAGCTATGTAAACTTCTCAGCTTTCACAGATAAAGAACGTAAAATTTATGACTTAGTTGTAAAACGTTTCTTAGCTGTTTTATTCCCGGCCTTTGAATATGAACAACTAACATTGCGCACGAAAATTGGTGACGAAACGTTCATCGCACGCGGAAAAACGATTTTACATGCTGGTTGGAAAGAGGTTTATGCAAATCGATTTGAAGATGATGATGCAAGCGATGATGTAAAAGAACAAATCTTACCTCGCATCGAAAAAGGCGATACATTAAACATAAAACTAATTGTCCAAACATCAGGTCAAACGAAAGCACCTGCACGTTTTAATGAAGCAACATTACTTTCAGCGATGGAAAACCCAACAAAATACATGGATACGCAAAACAAACAACTTGCTGACACGTTAAAGTCAACTGGTGGATTAGGTACTGTAGCTACACGAGCTGATATTATCGACAAGTTATTCAATTCGTTCTTGCTTGAAAAACGTGGTAAAGATATTCACATTACTTCAAAAGGCCGTCAGTTACTTGATTTAGTGCCAGAAGAACTGAAATCTCCTACACTAACTGGTGAATGGGAGCAAAAGTTAGAAGCTATCGCTAAAGGAAAATTAAAGAAAGAAGTATTCATTTCAGAAATGAAGAACTATACGAAAGAAATTGTTGCTGAAATTAAATCGAGTGATAAGAAATATAAACACGACAACATTTCAACGAAGTCTTGTCCAGACTGTGGTAAACCAATGTTAGAAGTAAACGGTAAAAAAGGTAAAATGCTTGTATGCCAAGATCGCGAATGTGGTCACCGTAAAAATGTATCCCGCACTACAAATGCACGCTGTCCTCAGTGTAAAAAGAAACTAGAACTTCGTGGTGAAGGAGCAGGCCAAATTTTCGCATGTAAATGTGGCTATCGTGAGAAACTTTCTACATTCCAAGAGAGACGTAAAAAAGAATCCGGCAGCAAAGCTGATAAACGCGACGTTCAAAAATATATGAAACAGCAGAACAAAGAGG
It encodes:
- the topB gene encoding DNA topoisomerase III, translating into MAKSIVIAEKPSVARDIARVLKCDKKGNGYLEGSKYIVTWALGHLVTLADPESYDVKYKQWNLEDLPMLPERLKLTVIKQTGKQFNAVKSQLLRKDVNEIIIATDAGREGELVARWIIDKVKMQKPIKRLWISSVTDKAIKDGFANLKPGKAYDNLYASAVARSEADWYIGLNATRALTTRFNAQLNCGRVQTPTVAMIASREDEIKHFKAQTYYGIEAQTAERLKLTWQDTKGNSRSFNKEKTDAIVNKISKQNATVVDIDKKQKKSFAPGLYDLTELQRDANKIFGYSAKETLNIMQKLYEQHKVLTYPRTDSRYISSDIVGTLPERLKACGVGEYRPLAHKVLQKPVKSNKSFVDDSKVSDHHAIIPTESYVNFSAFTDKERKIYDLVVKRFLAVLFPAFEYEQLTLRTKIGDETFIARGKTILHAGWKEVYANRFEDDDASDDVKEQILPRIEKGDTLNIKLIVQTSGQTKAPARFNEATLLSAMENPTKYMDTQNKQLADTLKSTGGLGTVATRADIIDKLFNSFLLEKRGKDIHITSKGRQLLDLVPEELKSPTLTGEWEQKLEAIAKGKLKKEVFISEMKNYTKEIVAEIKSSDKKYKHDNISTKSCPDCGKPMLEVNGKKGKMLVCQDRECGHRKNVSRTTNARCPQCKKKLELRGEGAGQIFACKCGYREKLSTFQERRKKESGSKADKRDVQKYMKQQNKEEEPLNNPFAEALKKLKFD